From a single Crateriforma spongiae genomic region:
- a CDS encoding DUF1552 domain-containing protein — protein MTARTIDQRTENGLLHRRTLLRGASVALGLPMLEAMSPLAKSAFASVDPKRSPVRMACVFVPNGVIVPDWKPTGGGSDWQLSKTLQPLAAFKSKLNVIGGLALDNGRAKKDGAGDHARGGSTFLTAARPVKTSSNIRLGISVDQVAATQLADVTRLPSIELGLEGSRNAGSCDSGYSCAYSSNISWRNETQPMPKETIPRMAFDRMFGSGDSAQRRELNRTRQSILDVVQRDAKRLLGQVNQTDRRKLDEYFTSIREIEKRIERTEREDAAALPDLDVPDGRVEAFREHARLMFDLMAIGFQTDTTRVATLMLDNAGGNRSYAEIGVKDAHHQLSHHRNREENVSKLRKIDYYLVEQLAYFLERLDSIPDGDGTLLDQCMVLYGSGLSDGNRHQHDDLPIVLAGSAGGQLETDRYIVTPSERPMANMFLSMLDMMGTPAESIGDSTGRLDELGVTLNA, from the coding sequence ATGACAGCCCGAACCATCGACCAACGAACCGAGAACGGATTGTTGCATCGCCGCACCTTGCTACGTGGGGCGTCGGTAGCGCTCGGGCTGCCCATGCTCGAAGCGATGTCGCCGTTGGCCAAAAGTGCTTTTGCCTCGGTCGACCCAAAACGTTCTCCGGTGCGTATGGCTTGTGTGTTTGTTCCCAACGGTGTGATCGTGCCCGATTGGAAACCGACCGGTGGCGGTTCGGATTGGCAGTTGTCAAAGACTCTGCAGCCGCTGGCGGCGTTCAAGTCAAAGCTGAACGTCATCGGCGGCTTGGCTTTGGATAACGGACGAGCCAAAAAGGACGGCGCGGGCGACCACGCACGTGGCGGTTCGACGTTCTTGACCGCGGCACGGCCGGTGAAAACCAGTAGCAACATTCGGCTGGGCATCTCCGTCGACCAGGTCGCCGCGACCCAACTGGCCGATGTGACGCGTTTGCCATCGATCGAACTGGGACTGGAAGGCAGTCGCAACGCGGGCAGCTGTGACAGCGGATACAGTTGCGCCTATTCGTCGAATATCTCTTGGCGAAACGAAACCCAACCGATGCCCAAAGAAACGATCCCACGCATGGCGTTTGATCGCATGTTCGGATCGGGCGATTCCGCCCAGCGTCGTGAACTGAATCGGACCCGCCAAAGCATCTTGGATGTCGTCCAGCGGGATGCCAAACGATTGCTGGGCCAAGTCAACCAGACTGACCGACGCAAATTGGACGAGTACTTCACTAGCATTCGCGAAATTGAAAAACGGATCGAACGCACCGAACGCGAAGACGCCGCCGCGCTGCCCGATCTGGATGTGCCCGATGGTCGTGTCGAAGCGTTCCGCGAACACGCGCGGTTGATGTTCGACTTGATGGCGATCGGTTTTCAAACCGATACCACACGCGTCGCGACGTTGATGTTGGACAACGCGGGCGGGAATCGTTCGTATGCCGAAATCGGCGTCAAAGATGCTCACCACCAATTGAGCCACCACCGAAACCGCGAAGAAAACGTCAGCAAGCTTCGCAAGATCGACTACTACTTGGTGGAACAACTGGCGTATTTCCTGGAACGGTTGGATTCGATTCCCGATGGTGATGGCACACTGCTGGACCAATGCATGGTCCTGTACGGCAGCGGGCTGAGCGACGGCAATCGGCACCAGCATGATGACTTGCCGATCGTTTTGGCCGGCAGCGCGGGCGGTCAATTGGAAACCGACCGGTACATTGTGACGCCGTCGGAACGCCCGATGGCCAACATGTTCCTTTCCATGCTGGACATGATGGGCACGCCGGCCGAAAGCATCGGCGATAGCACCGGACGCTTGGATGAATTGGGCGTCACCCTGAACGCCTGA